The following are encoded together in the Methanosarcina flavescens genome:
- a CDS encoding DMT family transporter gives MNSHYLLLLAILFEVCGTTCMKLSQGFSKLLPSILIFVFYSVSFFLFTLALKGMDVSIAYAVWAGLGTALITVVGIFWFREPVNSVKIISLFIVVAGIIGLNLSDRIA, from the coding sequence ATGAACTCTCATTATCTGCTCTTACTGGCAATTCTATTTGAAGTCTGCGGAACTACATGCATGAAACTTTCCCAGGGTTTCTCAAAACTTCTTCCTTCTATACTAATTTTTGTTTTTTACTCGGTCAGCTTTTTCTTATTTACCCTGGCCCTTAAGGGTATGGATGTCAGCATTGCATATGCAGTATGGGCAGGATTAGGTACAGCTCTGATTACTGTTGTCGGGATTTTCTGGTTTAGGGAACCTGTCAATTCTGTGAAAATAATTTCTCTTTTCATAGTCGTGGCAGGAATAATCGGGCTTAACCTCAGTGACAGAATAGCCTGA
- a CDS encoding CxxC-x17-CxxC domain-containing protein: MSFNNRGSSFRGRDSNRGNRDSNRGGFRGGNSGPREMYPAVCSDCGVETQVPFKPAEGRPVYCRDCLPNHRKF, from the coding sequence ATGAGTTTTAATAACAGAGGGAGCTCTTTCAGGGGAAGAGACAGCAACCGGGGAAATAGAGATAGTAACCGCGGAGGTTTCAGAGGCGGCAACAGCGGTCCCAGGGAAATGTATCCCGCAGTTTGTTCTGACTGTGGTGTAGAGACCCAGGTCCCATTCAAGCCAGCTGAAGGAAGACCAGTTTACTGTAGAGATTGTCTGCCTAACCACAGGAAGTTCTAA
- a CDS encoding right-handed parallel beta-helix repeat-containing protein, whose product MLIGDCRNRKRFSAAFFVVLFLFSSYVGSAEVIYVEPGNSIQAAVNNSTSGDIVIVKAGEYQENIFVNVSGIKISSESDSSGAVLLKARDGNSSVFRVKADNVTISGFNITGTGEITAAPEASNSINTSDQGSNSSNPGDTGENPVTDQAPDPESNAPVYLWDEIGCPPAGICLEQVNNCTIENNTFFENQYGVYLQNSRNCTLLKNTFFQNGIWLDEGCGKNLLINNIIEGSNLIIGAHCWDNIMFQNHVSNGNGISIACCGGNNLVSRNEIVNCSTGIDIYDVQARTVLRDNLITGCREGIYLTFVFDSRIYNNTISNGNTGILLKEDCHDNELSNNIIAANNESGIYLLDYSADNRIYNNCFNNSINVKAENAEGNVWNTTQSDGTNIIGGPNLGGNFWANLEGTGFSQVSNDSNSDGICDLPYNVNGSDFDYLPLARPPPVTAVDLTVIIGIPETNNTSEVPIELDRRAIDFGTLLSGQSAEQSVKPQVLKVSNTGKSNVSLSAEVRDFSGTLFSEGIYISSTPWSDFSEVIPSNTSKDFEIILRAPANYSGDGTEKGSLIFLAKQI is encoded by the coding sequence ATGCTTATCGGAGACTGCCGTAACCGGAAGAGGTTTAGTGCCGCATTTTTTGTCGTCTTATTTCTATTTTCATCATATGTAGGAAGTGCAGAGGTTATTTATGTAGAACCCGGAAACTCAATCCAGGCTGCAGTAAATAATTCTACATCCGGGGATATTGTAATTGTGAAAGCAGGGGAGTATCAGGAGAACATCTTTGTCAATGTTTCTGGCATAAAGATCAGTTCGGAATCTGATAGCTCTGGAGCTGTGCTTTTAAAAGCCAGGGACGGAAATTCAAGCGTATTCCGAGTTAAAGCTGATAACGTAACTATCAGCGGTTTCAATATAACCGGAACAGGGGAAATTACTGCCGCTCCTGAAGCTTCAAATTCCATAAATACCTCTGACCAGGGCAGTAATTCTAGTAATCCCGGCGATACAGGAGAAAATCCGGTTACAGATCAGGCTCCTGATCCCGAATCGAATGCGCCTGTCTATTTATGGGACGAGATAGGCTGCCCTCCGGCAGGGATCTGCCTTGAGCAGGTTAATAACTGCACAATCGAGAATAATACATTTTTCGAAAATCAGTACGGAGTTTACCTCCAAAACTCCAGGAACTGTACACTCCTGAAAAATACTTTTTTCCAAAACGGTATCTGGCTCGACGAAGGATGTGGGAAGAACTTGCTGATAAATAATATCATTGAGGGGAGTAATCTCATTATTGGAGCCCATTGCTGGGACAATATAATGTTCCAGAACCATGTCTCGAATGGCAATGGGATAAGCATTGCCTGCTGCGGTGGAAACAATCTAGTCTCAAGGAATGAAATCGTAAACTGCAGTACCGGCATCGATATTTATGACGTTCAGGCAAGAACTGTGCTTCGTGACAATCTGATTACAGGTTGCAGGGAAGGAATTTATTTGACTTTCGTCTTCGATTCCAGGATCTATAACAACACGATTTCAAATGGCAACACAGGCATCCTTCTGAAAGAAGACTGCCACGACAACGAGCTGTCTAACAACATAATAGCAGCGAATAACGAATCGGGCATCTACCTGCTGGACTACAGTGCAGATAACCGAATTTACAATAATTGTTTCAATAATAGCATAAATGTGAAAGCAGAAAATGCTGAAGGAAATGTCTGGAATACTACGCAATCTGACGGGACAAATATAATCGGGGGGCCAAACCTGGGAGGAAATTTCTGGGCAAATCTGGAAGGAACCGGTTTTTCCCAGGTCTCGAACGATTCAAACTCGGACGGGATCTGCGACCTTCCGTACAACGTTAACGGAAGTGATTTCGACTATCTTCCACTTGCAAGACCTCCTCCCGTGACTGCGGTGGATCTTACGGTCATAATCGGAATACCTGAGACAAATAATACATCTGAAGTTCCCATTGAGCTTGATCGGCGTGCCATCGATTTCGGAACCCTGCTCTCAGGGCAGTCAGCAGAGCAGTCAGTCAAACCTCAGGTTTTGAAGGTGAGCAACACAGGAAAAAGCAATGTCAGTCTTTCCGCTGAGGTCAGAGATTTTTCAGGTACGTTATTTTCAGAAGGAATCTATATCTCTTCCACTCCCTGGTCAGACTTTTCTGAAGTAATTCCAAGCAATACAAGTAAAGATTTTGAAATTATACTCCGAGCTCCGGCGAACTACTCTGGGGACGGCACTGAAAAAGGGTCTCTTATTTTCCTGGCCAAGCAGATCTGA
- a CDS encoding WD40 repeat domain-containing protein: protein MFIALGLSFGLFADLGAADPVIPDSGDVNLSEFRAFNLLCKCETGRIVNAVSLSSGGNFLATGGFDHSVSLFNSEGKKLWNYTTGDVVYTVSISSDGTRVAAGSNDKKVYCFTRNGNLLWNYETGGSLNSVAISYDGSYVAAGSEDGKLYFFNREGRLLWNFDSRDSIRSVAISRDGSYVAAGSSNQYIYLFDSKGNKVWERKTGSVINSVCMTPQAYYVAAGGSNYNVYLLNQKGEFSWMHNPAYWISSVSLTSNGSHLAAGSFDDRVYLFNNTGTKLWDYQAKDDIYSVAISPDTSFIAAGSWDDTLYVLDMEGKEFWNASCGGNINCVSISLDSSTLAAASDDGSAYLFERNPMVFARLFGDSFLSNKEIRESDIDKERETGIPLNEGTSTTEGIENIVEIASASSGENSADINNKANLGTENYGSLGDSSGLSGLLNFFKFPIALLLAVMIVAIFLKNKTFKRAQEEDSDDFENLDDEKHIPEN, encoded by the coding sequence TTGTTTATAGCATTGGGTTTGTCCTTCGGCCTGTTTGCAGATTTGGGAGCTGCGGACCCTGTTATCCCGGATAGTGGGGACGTCAATCTTTCGGAATTCAGGGCTTTTAATCTGCTTTGCAAGTGTGAAACCGGACGCATAGTCAATGCGGTTTCTCTCTCTTCCGGGGGGAATTTTCTTGCAACAGGGGGTTTTGATCATAGTGTTTCTCTTTTCAATTCTGAGGGAAAAAAACTCTGGAACTATACTACAGGAGATGTTGTTTATACAGTATCGATTTCTTCGGATGGGACCCGTGTAGCTGCAGGTAGCAACGATAAAAAGGTATACTGTTTTACACGGAATGGTAATCTGCTCTGGAATTATGAAACTGGGGGCAGTCTGAATAGTGTGGCGATCTCTTATGACGGTTCCTATGTGGCAGCAGGCAGTGAGGACGGCAAGCTTTACTTCTTTAACAGAGAAGGCAGGCTTTTATGGAATTTCGATTCAAGGGATTCCATCCGGAGTGTAGCTATCTCAAGAGATGGTTCCTATGTTGCAGCCGGAAGTTCCAATCAGTATATTTACCTTTTTGACAGCAAAGGAAATAAAGTCTGGGAAAGAAAGACAGGCAGTGTAATCAATAGCGTATGCATGACTCCACAAGCTTACTATGTGGCTGCCGGTGGATCCAATTACAATGTGTATCTTCTTAACCAGAAAGGGGAGTTTTCCTGGATGCACAATCCTGCTTACTGGATCAGCAGCGTTTCACTAACAAGCAACGGCTCACACCTGGCAGCAGGAAGTTTTGATGATAGGGTCTACCTATTTAACAATACAGGCACAAAACTCTGGGACTATCAGGCAAAGGATGATATTTACAGCGTTGCAATTTCCCCAGATACATCATTTATTGCAGCCGGAAGCTGGGATGATACGCTTTACGTCCTCGATATGGAGGGAAAAGAGTTCTGGAACGCCAGTTGTGGAGGAAATATTAACTGCGTGTCTATTTCCCTTGATAGCTCAACCCTTGCCGCGGCAAGTGACGACGGATCAGCGTATCTTTTTGAGCGAAACCCCATGGTTTTTGCACGGCTCTTTGGAGATAGTTTCCTCTCCAATAAAGAGATCAGGGAATCCGATATTGATAAGGAAAGGGAAACCGGAATACCACTAAATGAGGGCACTTCAACGACTGAAGGTATTGAAAACATAGTTGAGATTGCATCGGCTTCTTCAGGTGAAAACTCGGCTGATATAAATAATAAAGCTAATTTGGGTACAGAGAACTACGGCTCTTTGGGGGACTCCTCAGGGCTTTCCGGATTGCTTAATTTCTTTAAGTTTCCTATAGCTCTTTTACTGGCAGTCATGATAGTAGCCATCTTCCTGAAAAACAAAACCTTCAAACGGGCCCAAGAGGAGGACTCTGACGACTTTGAAAACCTTGATGATGAAAAACACATTCCTGAAAATTAA